The Nitrospirota bacterium genome includes a window with the following:
- the rplD gene encoding 50S ribosomal protein L4, protein MLEVPVVDINNNKVGTVGLDEKIFGRTVNVPLLHEAVVMQLNNMRQGTHCTKTKGLVSGGGKKPYKQKGTGNARAGSSRSPVWVGGGTIFGPLPRDYSFRIPKKKSRSALYSALSSKLQDKTLFVIDSFDVETGKTRDVVAILKNLNIKGSVLIVCDYANSMAYRAVRNLPDTVIMDTRQVNVYDVIRYESLIISKADIAKLTEELA, encoded by the coding sequence TAGAAGTACCTGTAGTTGACATTAATAATAATAAAGTAGGAACTGTCGGGCTTGATGAAAAAATATTCGGACGGACGGTAAATGTTCCCTTACTTCATGAGGCAGTGGTAATGCAGCTCAATAATATGAGGCAGGGTACTCACTGTACAAAGACGAAAGGCCTTGTAAGCGGCGGCGGTAAAAAACCTTATAAGCAGAAGGGGACAGGTAATGCAAGGGCGGGTTCATCAAGGTCACCTGTATGGGTAGGCGGTGGAACTATATTCGGGCCATTGCCGAGAGACTATTCATTCAGGATTCCAAAAAAGAAGTCAAGGAGTGCACTCTATTCTGCATTGTCATCAAAACTTCAGGATAAAACACTTTTTGTGATAGATTCTTTCGATGTTGAAACAGGTAAGACCAGAGACGTGGTAGCTATTTTAAAAAACCTGAATATAAAAGGGAGTGTTCTGATAGTATGTGATTATGCCAATAGCATGGCATATCGGGCTGTAAGGAATTTGCCTGATACAGTAATCATGGATACAAGGCAGGTGAATGTATATGATGTTATCAGGTATGAGAGTTTGATAATCAGTAAGGCTGATATTGCAAAATTGACGGAGGAATTGGCATGA
- the rplW gene encoding 50S ribosomal protein L23, whose product MNLDIHDVLRFPLITERSTDLRENMNKVIFIVNRFANKHQVKRAVEETLNVKVAKVNIINVAGKLKKLGRFEGKKPDRKKAIVTLKQGEKIKIFEG is encoded by the coding sequence ATGAACTTAGATATTCATGATGTATTGCGATTTCCATTGATAACAGAGAGAAGTACTGACCTCCGTGAGAATATGAACAAGGTAATATTTATAGTGAATAGGTTTGCAAATAAGCATCAGGTTAAGCGTGCAGTTGAAGAGACGCTTAATGTTAAGGTAGCGAAGGTAAATATTATAAACGTTGCCGGGAAGTTAAAAAAACTCGGCAGATTTGAAGGTAAAAAACCTGATAGAAAAAAGGCAATAGTAACCCTGAAGCAAGGGGAAAAAATTAAAATATTTGAGGGTTAA